A genomic region of Acidobacteriota bacterium contains the following coding sequences:
- a CDS encoding ankyrin repeat domain-containing protein, which yields MKFRLLALATILAIAAFTQPAVAGQKGEPAVQEFFKAITQGDVAKVKEMLKADPQLARARDGKGTSAVLRATYYDKKEIAAVLLETGIELNIFEAAATGQTQRVRTLLKQDSALVNAYAPDGFFPLGLATFFGHRETVEVLLAAGADVNAASRESMKVTPLHSAVAARQIGIARLLIARGAKVNARQAEGGFTPLHEVAANGDLEFAKLLLEHGAEINAKTEDGKTPLAFAVSRNQSEMAAFLRQGGATL from the coding sequence ATGAAATTCAGACTTTTGGCTTTGGCAACAATTCTGGCGATTGCCGCTTTCACGCAACCGGCTGTTGCCGGGCAGAAAGGCGAACCGGCGGTTCAGGAGTTTTTTAAGGCGATCACACAGGGCGATGTCGCCAAAGTGAAAGAAATGCTCAAAGCCGACCCGCAACTTGCGCGGGCAAGGGATGGAAAAGGCACTTCGGCGGTACTGAGGGCGACGTATTACGATAAAAAAGAAATCGCCGCTGTGTTACTGGAAACAGGCATTGAACTGAACATTTTTGAAGCTGCCGCGACTGGCCAGACACAACGCGTTCGTACATTGCTCAAACAGGATTCGGCCTTGGTTAACGCTTATGCGCCGGATGGATTTTTCCCTCTTGGGTTGGCGACGTTTTTCGGTCACCGGGAAACAGTCGAAGTATTGCTGGCAGCCGGAGCCGACGTGAATGCCGCCAGCCGGGAATCCATGAAAGTAACGCCGCTACATTCCGCCGTGGCTGCCCGGCAAATCGGGATTGCTCGTTTGTTAATCGCTCGCGGCGCGAAAGTGAATGCTCGGCAAGCCGAAGGCGGTTTCACGCCCCTGCACGAAGTCGCCGCCAACGGTGACCTGGAGTTTGCCAAGTTGCTGCTGGAACATGGCGCGGAAATCAACGCAAAAACAGAAGATGGCAAAACGCCGCTGGCGTTCGCCGTTTCGCGGAATCAATCAGAAATGGCCGCATTCTTGCGCCAAGGCGGCGCAACTTTATGA
- a CDS encoding sigma-70 family RNA polymerase sigma factor — protein sequence MSDVTTLADLVDKAREGDAEAFGVVVRRFQDMAVGYGYSLLGNLHLAEDAAQEAFLEAYLCLPQLREPAAFPGWFRRIVFKQCDRLIRGKLGKLEPLQSAQEKASQAPNQAEAMEQREMKNQVWSAIDSLPERERATVMLYYLSGYSQSEIGAFLDVPVTAIKKRLFSARQRLRELLLDVVADTLRENRPSQDERFAASVIEILNAARTGDASRVKELLQQNRRLLTARDWLGNTALILAVNSGQQAVAELLFKAGVQPDIHEAAAIGKTDRVAALLRENAALLNSYSAEGFTPLGLAAHFGHSETTEFLLNQGANASAVARHPLQVTPLHAALFGRQIETARLLIEHGSDVNAHRGGKGWPRSGWTALHYVAGYGLMELIEPLLAHGADPNAPDDAGCTPLRVAIENQQDLAADLLRQKGARE from the coding sequence ATGAGCGATGTAACAACGTTGGCCGATCTGGTGGATAAGGCGCGGGAAGGCGATGCGGAAGCCTTCGGCGTCGTGGTGCGTCGCTTTCAGGATATGGCCGTCGGGTACGGATATTCGTTGCTCGGCAATTTGCATCTGGCCGAAGACGCGGCGCAGGAAGCATTTTTAGAGGCATATCTGTGTTTACCGCAACTGCGCGAACCGGCGGCGTTTCCCGGATGGTTTCGTCGCATCGTATTCAAACAATGCGACCGTCTGATTCGCGGCAAACTTGGCAAGTTGGAACCATTGCAATCGGCGCAGGAAAAAGCATCACAAGCTCCGAATCAAGCGGAAGCGATGGAGCAGCGCGAAATGAAGAATCAGGTTTGGAGCGCCATTGATTCGTTGCCGGAACGCGAACGCGCGACAGTGATGTTGTATTACCTGAGTGGGTATTCGCAGTCTGAAATCGGCGCGTTTTTGGATGTGCCGGTGACGGCGATCAAAAAACGGCTGTTTTCCGCGCGCCAGCGGTTGCGTGAATTGTTGCTGGATGTGGTTGCCGACACCTTGCGTGAAAACCGTCCGTCACAAGATGAACGATTCGCCGCCAGCGTGATCGAAATCCTCAATGCAGCGCGAACTGGCGACGCATCGCGCGTGAAAGAATTGCTACAACAAAATCGCCGATTGCTGACGGCCAGAGACTGGCTGGGAAATACGGCGCTGATTCTGGCGGTCAATTCCGGCCAGCAAGCCGTGGCCGAATTGTTGTTCAAAGCCGGAGTTCAGCCGGACATTCACGAAGCCGCCGCCATCGGCAAAACGGATCGCGTTGCCGCATTACTTCGCGAAAACGCCGCTTTGTTGAATTCCTATTCGGCGGAAGGCTTCACGCCGCTTGGGCTGGCTGCGCATTTCGGCCATTCCGAAACGACGGAGTTTTTGTTGAACCAAGGTGCGAATGCCAGCGCTGTAGCGCGACATCCGTTGCAAGTGACGCCGTTGCATGCGGCTTTATTCGGTCGGCAAATCGAAACAGCTCGATTGTTGATCGAACACGGTTCGGATGTGAATGCGCACCGCGGGGGAAAAGGCTGGCCGCGTTCGGGGTGGACAGCGCTGCATTATGTGGCCGGGTATGGGCTGATGGAATTGATCGAACCTTTGTTGGCGCACGGAGCCGATCCGAATGCGCCGGATGACGCGGGCTGCACGCCGTTGCGTGTGGCGATTGAAAACCAACAGGATTTGGCCGCAGACCTGCTGCGCCAAAAAGGCGCGCGGGAATGA
- a CDS encoding pyridoxal phosphate-dependent aminotransferase, with the protein MTIFSTRFKWSLDTNRLSQLIAEKRQAGVRILDLTESNPTRAGFAFPTKDLLSALANVAAMTYEPQPKGLLVAREAVAAYYAERGFAVDANHIHLTASTSEAYSFLFKLLANQGDNVLVPQPSYPLFEFLASLESVELRPYELEYLSVGWRMDFDSIEKAITANTRAIILVSPNNPTGSFVKREELRRLNELCVRHNLALIVDEVFSDYAFGEDENRVASLVENTEALTFVMSGFSKILALPQMKLGWIVTNGPADLREQAIERLDLIADTFLSVGAPVQHAAPHWFRLRAGLQRQILDRVKANYDWLAAKVEHSPVRLLNAEGGWYVTLEVPRHGSEEELVLRLLAEDDVLAHPGYFFDFPREAFLVLSLLPDPGAFQEACERLLTRISQI; encoded by the coding sequence ATGACCATATTCTCTACCCGCTTCAAATGGAGCCTCGATACCAATCGGCTTTCTCAGTTGATTGCGGAAAAGCGGCAAGCAGGCGTTCGGATTCTGGATTTGACGGAATCAAATCCGACGCGCGCGGGATTTGCGTTTCCAACGAAAGACCTTCTGTCCGCGTTGGCGAATGTGGCGGCGATGACATACGAACCGCAGCCGAAAGGATTGCTCGTCGCGCGCGAAGCGGTTGCAGCCTATTACGCCGAGCGCGGCTTCGCTGTGGACGCCAACCACATTCACCTGACGGCCAGCACCAGCGAAGCCTATTCCTTTCTTTTCAAACTGCTGGCCAATCAGGGTGACAACGTGTTGGTTCCGCAACCGAGTTATCCCCTGTTTGAGTTTCTGGCTTCGCTGGAAAGCGTGGAGCTTCGTCCTTATGAACTGGAATATCTTTCAGTTGGTTGGCGAATGGATTTTGATTCGATTGAAAAAGCGATCACTGCCAACACGCGCGCAATCATTTTGGTCAGCCCGAACAATCCGACGGGATCTTTCGTCAAACGGGAGGAGCTTCGGCGATTGAACGAACTCTGTGTTCGACACAATCTCGCTTTGATTGTTGATGAAGTGTTTAGCGATTACGCCTTTGGCGAAGACGAAAATCGCGTGGCTTCGCTGGTGGAGAACACTGAGGCGCTGACCTTCGTGATGAGCGGGTTTTCCAAGATTCTGGCGCTGCCGCAGATGAAACTCGGCTGGATTGTGACAAACGGCCCGGCGGATTTGCGCGAGCAAGCCATCGAGCGATTGGATTTGATTGCCGACACATTTCTTTCCGTTGGCGCTCCGGTTCAGCATGCCGCGCCGCATTGGTTCCGGCTTCGCGCCGGATTGCAGCGGCAAATTCTGGATCGTGTGAAAGCCAATTATGATTGGCTGGCTGCGAAGGTCGAGCATTCGCCCGTGCGGCTGTTGAACGCGGAAGGTGGCTGGTATGTGACACTGGAAGTTCCGCGTCACGGTTCAGAAGAAGAATTGGTATTGCGTTTATTGGCGGAAGACGACGTGCTGGCGCATCCGGGATATTTTTTCGACTTTCCACGCGAAGCGTTTCTGGTGCTCAGCCTGCTGCCCGACCCCGGCGCTTTTCAGGAAGCTTGCGAGCGGTTGCTGACACGAATCTCTCAAATTTGA
- a CDS encoding DUF3225 domain-containing protein, whose translation MKLFLQSLMALVFCLLLSVAAYAQAASADAKAKPSDDATAIRAVLDAQVAAWNAGKLEEFMTGYWRSPKLTFFSGGRKLEGWDATLERYRKNYQSEGREMGKLQFLDLDIQTFGSGAVVRGRFELTMSDGKKPTGLFTLIFRKFNKDWKIIHDHTSTN comes from the coding sequence ATGAAACTTTTTCTTCAATCCCTTATGGCGTTGGTTTTCTGTTTGCTGCTTTCCGTGGCGGCATACGCGCAGGCAGCATCGGCGGATGCCAAAGCCAAACCGTCAGATGACGCGACGGCCATTCGCGCAGTGCTGGATGCGCAGGTCGCCGCCTGGAACGCAGGCAAACTGGAAGAGTTTATGACCGGCTACTGGCGCTCGCCGAAGCTGACGTTTTTTTCCGGCGGACGCAAATTGGAAGGCTGGGATGCGACGCTGGAACGCTATCGCAAAAACTATCAATCCGAAGGTCGGGAAATGGGCAAGCTGCAATTTCTGGACCTGGACATTCAAACTTTCGGCAGCGGCGCGGTCGTGCGCGGACGCTTTGAACTGACCATGTCCGATGGCAAAAAACCGACCGGATTGTTCACACTGATTTTCCGCAAATTCAACAAAGACTGGAAAATCATCCACGATCACACTTCAACGAATTAA